Proteins encoded together in one Coffea arabica cultivar ET-39 chromosome 2c, Coffea Arabica ET-39 HiFi, whole genome shotgun sequence window:
- the LOC113728200 gene encoding cytochrome b5-like: MTDRRVYVFDEVARHDKRGDTWLIISGKVYDVSLFLDDHPGGDEVLLAVTGKDATIDFDEQNHSEEARKMLVGYYIGDVDISTLPVEHEDTTEEAAASAGIQTFGGLVKILQFLIPLIILGLALALRQYKNKE; encoded by the exons ATGACAGATCGTAGAGTTTATGTCTTTGATGAGGTTGCAAGGCACGACAAAAGGGGGGACACCTGGCTTATAATCTCCGGGAAG GTGTACGATGTGTCCTTATTTCTGGATGACCATCCCGGGGGTGATGAGGTCCTGCTTGCAGTAACTG GGAAAGATGCCACAATTGATTTTGACGAACAGAACCACAGTGAGGAGGCAAGGAAAATGCTGGTTGGCTACTACATTGGTGATGTAGACATATCGACTCTTCCAGTTGAACATGAAGATACAACTGAAGAAGCAGCGGCTTCTGCAGGAATCCAGACTTTTGGAGGTTTGGTTAAGATATTGCAATTCCTGATCCCCCTGATCATCCTGGGATTAGCATTAGCTCTCCGCCAGTACAAGAACAAGGAATAG
- the LOC113728199 gene encoding protein TILLER ANGLE CONTROL 1-like: MKIFNWVHRRFIPRDGLGQNHVKKHEEIPLANSNDDHAEDTAALLLDKVVPDDDDDDEMLQLFQGHNYDGWGGAGAGILSIGTFGLDKTLGINIHPEPNTKEFFGLRGKDDDQEPESEDDDDRHRSDEEEESDHHGAVEDDNDEIDCEEEWNPLVYDKSGAQRPTNASALVIGNSSIHNDAKPVRPPGNLLQLQPDTPDHDEHIHSNYSSYRRIMINTKKEKERITLADLFSADSDDAIWMEGTAKNNIPSCDYLQAQCIKNKAASATPHPPDRAKPKNGTLLFPKKLIPLVKQDSRPIQKLHGLMKRMLKRKIHPDVVAAGKNNTCAANRQFGINESVSLLQSQGQFCADKNM; the protein is encoded by the exons ATGAAG ATCTTCAATTGGGTGCACCGTCGCTTTATTCCTAGAG ATGGATTGGGTCAGAACCATGTGAAAAAGCATGAAGAGATCCCCCTGGCTAACAGCAATGATGATCATGCAGAAGACACAGCAGCCCTACTGCTCGACAAGGTTGTCccggatgatgatgatgatgatgagatgCTCCAACTGTTCCAGGGTCACAATTATGATGGTTGGGGCGGAGCTGGGGCTGGTATTCTATCCATTGGCACATTTGGGCTCGACAAAACTCTGGGCATCAATATTCATCCTGAACCAAATACTAAGGAGTTTTTCGGGCTGAGAGGTAAGGATGACGATCAAGAACCGGAATCAGAAGATGACGACGACCGACACCGCTCTGACGAGGAGGAGGAGTCTGATCATCATGGTGCTGTGGAAGACGATAATGATGAAATCGACTGCGAAGAAGAATGGAACCCTTTGGTGTACGACAAAAGTGGTGCTCAAAGGCCAACCAATGCTTCTGCCCTCGTCATCGGCAACAGCAGCATTCATAATGATGCCAAACCTGTGCGTCCTCCAGGTAACCTCCTCCAGCTGCAGCCGGACACCCCTGATCACGACGAGCACATCCATAGCAACTACTCCAGCTACAGGAGGATCATGATCAACACCAAGAAGGAGAAGGAAAGAATCACTCTGGCCGACCTGTTTTCCGCTGATTCTGATGATGCGATTTGGATGGAGGGGACTGCCAAAAACAACATCCCAAGTTGTGATTACTTGCAAGCGCAGTGCATCAAGAACAAAGCCGCCAGTGCCACTCCGCACCCTCCTGACCGTGCTAAACCCAAGAACGGAACGTTACTGTTCCCCAAGAAACTCATCCCTCTGGTCAAACAAGATTCACGTCCCATTCAGAAATTGCACGGG CTGATGAAGAGGATGTTGAAGAGAAAAATTCACCCGGACGTTGTGGCAGCTGGGAAGAACAACACCTGCGCTGCCAATCGTCAGTTTGGCATCAATGAATCGGTTTCCCTTCTTCAAAGTCAAG GTCAATTCTGTGCAGATAAAAACATGTGA